CCGAAAAAGGGTCTAGTGTTGGAACGTTTCTTTTTTGTGTCTTTAGGTCTGTTTAGCTTTAAAGGTGATGTCTTGGTGGCTCAGAATCGGAAGGCTAGCAGATTCGAATCGGTAACTCGCTCCAAGACCAaagctttttatttttcttgtttggcGGAAAGAAATGGTCGAGGGAATCAGATCGGTTATTTGGGAGAGGAAGCTCTGATCTCGAAAGATATTACGAGATTTTTCTCGGTGTTGGGGCTGTCCTCAAAGAGTGCCAAAAAAAGCAAGGTCCAAGGCTAAATCTATACCCAGTCAGGGTATCGTTGTGCCTTGTCGGGTTCTGtcattctcttcttttctcttttgcaCCATCCTTAACATTTCACAGTCAAGCATTAAACAATTCCTAAGTGTTAAGATTTCACGCAGTTATGAAGAAAACCTAGTTAAGAGCaaaagaaggggaaaaaaaacAAGGTTCAAGGAAAGAAATCGTTTTTTGCGGTTGCTTGCAGTTTAAGGAAAAAGGAAGTTGCAAAGTTTGTGTGGTTTTAGGAAAGGGGGTGGCTTTTTTGGGGTTTTTGGGCAACTGAAAATTTTTGAGGGTGAAGCTTAAAAGATGGCAATGTCCTGCAAGGATGGTAAACCTGGGAGCCTGGATAATGGGAAATATGTAAGGTACACGCCTGAGCAGGTTGAGGCCCTTGAAAGGCTTTATCATGAATGCCCCAAGCCTAGTTCTATTCGTCGTCAGCAACTGATTAGGGAGTGCCCTATTCTCTCCAACATTGAACCTAAACAGATCAAAGTTTGGTTCCAAAATAGAAGGTTTGTCTTTGGTTTTGTTTAGTGTCATTGCTTTAAACAATTTTCTTTGCTTCAATGAGTTTGTTTTAAGTTTAATGATTCAAGAAATGAATGAGAAGAAAGTAATGAAATGTggaattttttagtatttatctTGTTCTTGGTTGGTCAGATGTTTCTTTTCAGGTGAAATGccaattttaacattaataataCATCTGATTCTTTATGTGTTGGATTTGTCAGATGTAGAGAGAAACAGAGAAAAGAGGCATCACGCCTTCAAGCTGTAAATAGGAAGCTGACAGCAATGAACAAGCTTTTGATGGAGGAGAATGATAGGTTGCAAAAGCAGGTGTCACAGCTGGTTTATGAAAACGGATGCTTTCGCCAACATACTCAGAATGTGAGAATTTATGCTTTTGTTTTCTGCTGGGTTTCTACTTGTGGTTCCTTTCATTTACttagattttgtattttttatctaCTTTAGAAGTTTTAACTGTTTACCAACTCATCTAAATTGGAGTTGAGTATGCATTTTTATCTACTTTTGATGAACTTCATTAACTTCGGAACTGACAAAGAAGGGTCGGATTGTTTTCCTACAGGCTACACTTGCAACCAAAGATCCTAGCTGTGAATCGGCAGTGATGAGTGGTCAACAACGTGAAACACATCAGCATCCTCCAAGAGATGCTAGTCCTGCAGGGtttggttcttttttttttcatcatgcTTTTTGGCAATTTTGTAGTATTTGTGTTTGTGGGTTTTAACTGATGCTTGTATTTTCTTTTCCCAGGCTTTTGTCCATTGCAGAAGAGACTTTAGCAGAGTTTCTTTCGAAGGCCACTGGAACTGCTGTAGAGTGGGTCCAAATGCCTGGAATGAAGGTATATGATGACCTCACCACCCCctaatatttgatatttttttaactaCTTTCATGCtacaaattaacataaaattccAGTAGAActtgttttcatgataaaatataaGCTTCTTTGTGGGCTCCCTCCGTCTTTTTCATGGGTTTTGTGTGTTAAATTGCAagttttttgataaaattatgccATAATGGTTACCATAAGTTGATTCATTAAGCAACAATGTTTGACTTTTAATAAGTTGATTCATTAAGCAGCAATGTTTTACTTTTAATCATTCTTCTTATCTCGTTTTGGCTTGGAACAGCCTGGTCCGGATTCCATAGGAATCATTGCTATTTCTCATGGTTGCCCTGGAGTGGCAGCACGTGCCTGCGGCCTTGTGGGTCTTGAACCTACAAGAGTAAGTGTAACTGTCTTTGCTGTAGCCTGCTAAAACTTCCTCTTCATGGTAGTTGATTTTTAAAGTTCAATAATCACATTCCTTCCAGGTTGCAGAACTCCTCAAGGATAGGCCTTCGTGGTTCCACGATTGCCGAGCTGTGGATGTTCTAAATGTGCTGCCTACTGCCAATGGTGGAACCATTGAGCTGCTGTACATGCAGGTCAGTTATCATTTACTGTTGTGGTTGTCAGGCTTCATTGTTACATTGTTTTTTAATGATCACTTGACTTTTTTTGATACAGCTCTATGCGCCGACGACGTTGGCGCCTGCTCGTGACTTCTGGTTATTGCGTTATACTTCTGTTCTAGAAGATGGAAGCCTCGTTGTATGTGATTTGATAACCTGTTTTATTTTGGGTACTAAATAATGATTGAAACAGATGCACCTACTTTTTTATTTTCTGAAATGCATTTTTTTAATGTATAGGTCTGTGAGAGATCTCTGAAGAATACTCAAAATGGCCCTAGCATGCCTCCAGTCCAGCATTTTGTGAGAGCAGAAATGTTGCCAAGTGGATACCTTATTCGACCTTGTGAAGGGGGTGgttcaatcatacatattgttGATCATATGGATTTGGAGGTATACATCTCTTCCCTTCTTTCTGCCTGTAAATTGTCTTCAATGTTTTAAGCTATATATGTTACCTAAACTTGATACTTAATTTGAAATGTTTCTTATCAACCAGCCATGGAGTGTGCCTGAAGTGTTGCGCCCACTTTATGAATCATCAACAGTGCTTGCTCAGAAGACAACGATGGCAGTAAGATTTATATTTCCTGTTAGTTTGTAACATTTTtgcctttttttcttttggttcctGTTGGATCTGTTTGAAGGCTTGtctattcaaaatttcaatagttGTATCTTCAGTAAAATGGATGAAGttctttttttctgatttttcttTAGGCTTTACGACAACTGAGGCAGATAGCTCAGGAGGTTTCTCAGTCTAATGTGACTGGTTGGGGACGACGGCCAGCAGCTTTACGGGCTCTTAGCCAGAGGTTGAGCAGGTTAGTTTTTAAGTGCTTATTGTGAAGTGTTTTCTTTATGTTACAATCGATATGCTAGTGATAATTTGTTAGATGATTCAATAGGGGTTTTAATGATGCTGTGAATGGGTTCACTGATGAGGGTTGGTCAATAATGGGAAATGATGGCATGGATGATGTTACCATCCTTGTGAACTCGTCTCCTGACAAGCTAATGGGCCTCAATCTTTCGTTTGCTAATGGATTTCCATCTGTCAGCAATGCAGTGTTATGTGCTAAGGCCTCGATGCTTTTACAGGTGAGGATGCTTCAGAAGCTTTTCCTGATGGAAGAACTGTTTTTGGAAGTTTAtacctttttttattaattcccTATAAGTTGTACTGTCGTGCGGTTTGTGCTTGCTCATGGTGTGATGCTCACTTTGGAGGGCCTTCCCCCTGCTTCCATCCATTAAAACTGAAAGTCTTGATATTATCTGAATATTATATGACATTTGCATTGTTGCAGTTATTATATCAATGTCTGTATTTGGTAagtaaatttcatccttttccttTTTGCCCTCTGGTGTATCTCTTTTAGAATGTACCTCCTGCTACTCTTCTTCGTTTCCTGCGGGAGCACAGATCAGAATGGGCTGACAGCAGCATTGACGCCTACTCCGCTGCAGTTGTTAAAGTTGGTCCCTGTAGCCTACGTGGATCTCGAGTAGGAGGTTTTGGCAGTCAAGTTATACTTCCCCTGGCTCATACTGTCGAACATGAAGAGGTAAGAAATTGAATTGATGGCAAAACTTTTTTTGGTTTTcatattattagtttcaaattttCAGCTTTTGTGAATTAATTATATTGCCTTTGGGTTTTAGCTTATAATTCTTCAATGTTCCATGACctttttt
The sequence above is drawn from the Gossypium hirsutum isolate 1008001.06 chromosome A05, Gossypium_hirsutum_v2.1, whole genome shotgun sequence genome and encodes:
- the LOC121229360 gene encoding homeobox-leucine zipper protein ATHB-15; protein product: MAMSCKDGKPGSLDNGKYVRYTPEQVEALERLYHECPKPSSIRRQQLIRECPILSNIEPKQIKVWFQNRRCREKQRKEASRLQAVNRKLTAMNKLLMEENDRLQKQVSQLVYENGCFRQHTQNATLATKDPSCESAVMSGQQRETHQHPPRDASPAGLLSIAEETLAEFLSKATGTAVEWVQMPGMKPGPDSIGIIAISHGCPGVAARACGLVGLEPTRVAELLKDRPSWFHDCRAVDVLNVLPTANGGTIELLYMQLYAPTTLAPARDFWLLRYTSVLEDGSLVVCERSLKNTQNGPSMPPVQHFVRAEMLPSGYLIRPCEGGGSIIHIVDHMDLEPWSVPEVLRPLYESSTVLAQKTTMAALRQLRQIAQEVSQSNVTGWGRRPAALRALSQRLSRGFNDAVNGFTDEGWSIMGNDGMDDVTILVNSSPDKLMGLNLSFANGFPSVSNAVLCAKASMLLQNVPPATLLRFLREHRSEWADSSIDAYSAAVVKVGPCSLRGSRVGGFGSQVILPLAHTVEHEEFLEVIKLEGIAQSPEDALMPRDVFLLQLCSGMDENAVGTCAELIFAPIDASFADDAPLLPSGFRIIPLDSGKEASSPNRTLDLASALEIGPAGNKASNDYSAAGGCMRSVMTIAFEFAFESHLQEHVASMARQYVRSIISSVQRVALALSPSYSGSHAGLRTPLGTPEAQTLARWICQSYRVYMGVELLKSGTEGGESVLKTLWHHSDAIMCCSLKALPVFTFANQAGLDMLETTLVALQDLTLEKIFDEHGRKTLCTEFPQIIQQGFACLQGGICLSSMGRPVSYERAVAWKVLNEEENAHCICFMFVNWSFV